A genomic stretch from Desulfonispora thiosulfatigenes DSM 11270 includes:
- the ylqF gene encoding ribosome biogenesis GTPase YlqF — MNIQWFPGHMAKTRRLITENLKLVDVVIEIVDARVPQSSRNPLLEELVIKKPRIIILNKADLADNNITNEWVNYFDHKGEYKALKCNSIDSGTSVLKVLQNNLYDLTQEKREKQAAKGIIKQTVRTMIVGIPNVGKSTLINKIAGSKVAKTGNKPGVTKGKQWIRMGKDIELLDTPGILWPKFEDQEVGFKLAITGAINDDVFDFEQVALKFIGELVSRYPSLLSERYKLSLEDIEKTPLEILEKMGRNRGCIRKGNEVDYSKICSILVTEFRDGKIGKISLERPVKE, encoded by the coding sequence ATGAACATTCAATGGTTTCCAGGCCATATGGCTAAAACAAGACGCTTAATTACGGAAAACTTAAAATTAGTAGATGTAGTAATTGAAATAGTGGATGCAAGGGTACCGCAAAGTAGTAGAAATCCTTTACTTGAAGAGTTAGTGATAAAAAAACCACGTATAATTATCCTGAATAAGGCAGATTTAGCTGACAATAATATTACAAATGAGTGGGTAAATTACTTTGATCACAAAGGTGAATACAAAGCTTTAAAATGTAATAGTATCGATAGCGGAACTAGTGTTTTAAAAGTACTTCAAAATAATTTATACGATTTGACTCAAGAGAAAAGAGAAAAACAAGCAGCTAAAGGAATTATTAAACAAACTGTACGCACAATGATTGTTGGAATACCAAACGTAGGAAAAAGCACCTTAATAAATAAGATAGCAGGAAGTAAAGTTGCTAAAACAGGTAATAAACCAGGTGTCACAAAAGGAAAACAATGGATAAGAATGGGAAAGGATATTGAATTATTAGATACCCCTGGTATACTATGGCCAAAATTTGAAGATCAAGAAGTTGGCTTTAAATTAGCTATTACAGGAGCAATTAATGATGATGTTTTTGATTTTGAACAGGTAGCTTTAAAATTTATTGGAGAACTGGTTAGTAGATATCCAAGTTTACTTAGTGAACGCTATAAATTATCCCTTGAAGATATAGAAAAGACACCTTTGGAAATCTTAGAAAAAATGGGTAGAAATAGAGGATGTATTAGAAAAGGAAATGAAGTAGATTATTCTAAAATTTGCTCAATCCTGGTTACGGAATTTAGGGATGGTAA